A genomic window from Lycium barbarum isolate Lr01 chromosome 4, ASM1917538v2, whole genome shotgun sequence includes:
- the LOC132634724 gene encoding LOW QUALITY PROTEIN: oligopeptide transporter 7-like (The sequence of the model RefSeq protein was modified relative to this genomic sequence to represent the inferred CDS: inserted 1 base in 1 codon), which produces MEESPAEIKTPLLSNLDDHGIASSSKSKVNHDDEEENSPIKQVALTVPITDDPSLPVLTFRMWFLGTLSCVLLSFLNQFFWYRTEPLTITAISAQIAVVPLGQLMAAKIXKRVFLQGSKWEFTLNPGPFNVKEHVLITIFANSGAGTVYAIHVVTAVKVFYQKNITFFVSLIVVITTQVLGFGWAGIFRRYLVEPAAMWWPANLVQVSLFRALHEIEERPKGGLTRTQFFLIAFICSFAYYVFPGYLFSMLTSLSWICWIFPKSVLAQQLGSGLKGLGIGAIGLDWSSVSSYLGSPLASPWFATANVAAGFIFIMYVLTPICYWLDVFKAKTFPIFSSGLFTSTGQVYNISSIIDSNFHLDIAAYERQGHLYLSTFFVITYGVGFAALSATVMHVLLFHGREIWEQSKSSFKEKKMDIHTRLMSKYNQVPEWWFWCILVANITLTVFACEYYNEQLQLPWWGVLLACVIAIFFTLPIGIITAITNQTPGLNIITEYIIGYLYPGYPVANMCFKVYGYISMNQAITFLQDFKLGHYMKIPPRTMFMAQIVGTLIAGFVYLGTAWWLMETIPDICNKTLSNTVWTCPSDHVFYDASVIWGLIAPRRIFGDLGTYGMVNWFFLFGAIAPVLVWLAARAFPKQEWIKLINMPVLIGATGMMPPATAVNYTTWIIVGFLSGFVVYRYRPDWWQRHNYVLSGALDAGLAFMAVLIYMCLGLENITVNWWGNDLDGCPYASCPTARGIVKEGCPVIY; this is translated from the exons ATGGAAGAATCTCCAGCAGAAATCAAGACTCCTCTTT TATCCAATCTTGATGATCATGGCATTGCATCAAGCTCAAAATCAAAAGTCAAccatgatgatgaagaagaaaatTCACCCATCAAACAAGTGGCACTTACTGTTCCAATCACTGATGATCCTTCATTACCAGTTCTCACTTTTCGAATGTGGTTTTTAGGCACACTTTCTTGTGTTCTTTTGTCATTTTTGAACCAGTTTTTTTGGTACAGAACTGAGCCATTGACAATTACAGCAATTTCAGCTCAGATTGCTGTTGTTCCTTTAGGCCAACTCATGGCTGCTAAGA ACAAAAGGGTATTTTTGCAAGGGTCTAAATGGGAATTCACTTTAAATCCAGGCCCTTTTAATGTCAAAGAACATGTCCTCATCACCATTTTTGCAAACTCTGGTGCTGGCACTGTTTATGCTATTCATGTTGTCACTGCTGTTAAAGTCTTCTATCAGAAAAACATTACCTTCTTTGTTTCTCTTATTGTTGTCATCACAACACAG GTGCTCGGATTTGGATGGGCTGGAATTTTCAGAAGGTATTTGGTTGAGCCAGCAGCCATGTGGTGGCCTGCCAATCTTGTCCAAGTCTCATTATTCAG GGCTTTACACGAGATAGAAGAACGTCCCAAAGGAGGGCTAACACGTACTCAGTTCTTCTTAATAGCCTTTATCTGCAGTTTTGCGTACTATGTTTTCCCTGGCTATCTCTTTTCAATGTTGACATCTTTGTCATGGATATGTTGGATCTTTCCCAAATCAGTGCTAGCACAACAACTCGGTTCGGGCCTAAAAGGGCTTGGCATTGGAGCTATAGGCCTTGATTGGTCCTCTGTGTCCTCTTATCTTGGAAGCCCATTAGCAAGCCCGTGGTTTGCTACAGCTAATGTTGCTGCTGGATTCATCTTTATTATGTATGTTTTGACTCCCATTTGTTACTGGCTAGATGTCTTTAAAGCCAAAACATTCCCAATTTTCTCTTCTGGATTGTTCACATCCACTGGCCAAGTTTACAACATATCAAGTATCATTGACTCTAATTTCCATCTTGACATTGCTGCCTACGAGCGGCAAGGGCATCTTTATCTTAGTACATTTTTCGTGATTACTTATGGAGTTGGCTTCGCTGCTCTCAGTGCTACTGTCATGCATGTTCTCTTATTTCACGGAAG GGAGATATGGGAGCAAAGCAAATCAAGcttcaaagagaagaaaatggaCATACACACTAGACTAATGAGCAAGTATAACCAAGTACCTGAGTGGTGGTTTTGGTGCATTCTTGTCGCGAACATTACACTTACTGTCTTTGCTTGTGAATATTACAATGAGCAACTTCAGTTACCTTGGTGGGGAGTTCTCCTAGCTTGTGTCATTGCCATTTTCTTTACCCTCCCTATAGGAATCATCACTGCCATTACCAACCAG ACACCAGGGTTGAATATTATCACGGAGTATATCATAGGATACCTTTATCCAGGATATCCAGTAGCTAACATGTGCTTCAAGGTTTATGGTTACATAAGTATGAACCAAGCTATAACTTTCCTCCAAGACTTCAAGCTCGGCCATTACATGAAAATTCCTCCAAGAACAATGTTTATGGCTCAG ATAGTAGGGACTCTAATAGCAGGGTTCGTGTATTTGGGAACAGCGTGGTGGTTAATGGAAACGATTCCAGACATATGCAACAAGACATTGTCCAATACCGTGTGGACTTGTCCTTCAGATCATGTGTTCTATGATGCATCAGTGATTTGGGGTTTGATTGCACCAAGAAGGATTTTCGGAGATTTAGGAACTTATGGGATGGTGAATTGGTTCTTCTTATTTGGCGCGATAGCACCAGTACTTGTGTGGTTAGCAGCCAGAGCTTTCCCTAAGCAAGAATGGATCAAACTCATTAACATGCCAGTGTTAATAGGAGCCACTGGGATGATGCCACCTGCCACGGCTGTGAACTACACGACCTGGATTATCGTAGGGTTCTTGTCGGGCTTTGTTGTTTATCGATATAGACCAGATTGGTGGCAGCGTCATAACTATGTTCTTTCGGGTGCACTTGATGCTGGTTTGGCATTTATGGCAGTTCTTATATATATGTGCTTAGGCTTGGAGAACATAACAGTTAATTGGTGGGGAAATGATCTTGATGGGTGTCCTTATGCTTCTTGTCCAACAGCTAGAGGGATTGTTAAAGAGGGCTGCCCTGTTATTTATtaa
- the LOC132634723 gene encoding uncharacterized protein LOC132634723 isoform X2 yields MKNTSISSLLPYPKILFTKRISPPINFSGTCSFSRVKFLTINCTNNNNNNSSSENGEKGSLKDALTGMVDERVEELLNREENRVLLDGLEKATQRVEMAKKELAEIERQELEAKLLKDYITKLETRTSEIAECQKDILEARVMIEEAERSLNVGGDARRRDATDGDVVNRDEERVESIKAASLSAIVGTLAGLPISLSRITSNSELILPLSITFISCALFGVTFRYAVRRDLDNFQLKSGTSAAFGVVKGLATLGGGPPFELDAASFWSHALDGAVYVSENLLIFLFAGVGLDLCFKLRILSPFPVDRSISETDQI; encoded by the exons ATGAAGAACACGTCAATTTCCTCATTACTTCCATACCCAAAAATCCTCTTCACCAAAAGAATATCTCCTCCAATAAATTTCTCAGGCACATGTTCATTTTCACGTGTAAAATTTCTAACTATAAATTGcaccaataataataataataatagtagctcagAAAATGGTGAAAAAGGGAGTTTAAAGGATGCATTGACTGGTATGGTGGATGAAAGAGTAGAGGAACTTTTGAATAGAGAAGAAAACAGGGTTTTGCTTGATGGGTTGGAAAAAGCAACACAAAGGGTAGAAATGGCAAAGAAAGAACTTGCTGAAATTGAAAGACAAGAATTGGAAGCtaaattgttaaaagattatatCACAAAGCTCGAAACTAGAACTTCTGAG ATTGCAGAATGCCAGAAAGATATTTTAGAAGCAAGAGTAATGATTGAAGAAGCTGAGCGTTCCCTCAACGTTGGTGGTGATGCTAGAAGGAGAGATGCAACAGACGGGGATGTAGTGAATAGAGATGAGGAAAGAGTTGAATCCATAAAAGCAGCTTCACTTTCTGCAATTGTTGGCACACTTGCAGGTCTTCCCATTTCCTTAAGTCGGATCACCAGCAATTCGGagttaatactccctctgtcaaTCACCTTTATTAGTTGTGCTTTGTTTGGTGTAACCTTCCGCTATGCTGTAAGAAGAGACTTGGACAATTTTCAGCTCAAGTCAGGAACATCTGCAGCATTTGGCGTTGTCAAAG GCCTTGCTACACTTGGGGGTGGACCACCATTCGAGTTGGATGCTGCCAGCTTCTGGTCTCATGCTCTTGATGGCGCAGTCTATGTCTCGGAAAATCTTTTGATCTTCCTTTTTGCTGGAGTTGGCCTGGATTTATGCTTTAAGCTGAGGATTTTGAGCCCCTTTCCCGTCGATAGATCAATTTCAGAGACCGATCAAATTTAA
- the LOC132634723 gene encoding uncharacterized protein LOC132634723 isoform X1, with translation MKNTSISSLLPYPKILFTKRISPPINFSGTCSFSRVKFLTINCTNNNNNNSSSENGEKGSLKDALTGMVDERVEELLNREENRVLLDGLEKATQRVEMAKKELAEIERQELEAKLLKDYITKLETRTSEYHKGVFTNCLLSYTWQTGLSSGRSPNLQKSCFNTLYAECQKDILEARVMIEEAERSLNVGGDARRRDATDGDVVNRDEERVESIKAASLSAIVGTLAGLPISLSRITSNSELILPLSITFISCALFGVTFRYAVRRDLDNFQLKSGTSAAFGVVKGLATLGGGPPFELDAASFWSHALDGAVYVSENLLIFLFAGVGLDLCFKLRILSPFPVDRSISETDQI, from the exons ATGAAGAACACGTCAATTTCCTCATTACTTCCATACCCAAAAATCCTCTTCACCAAAAGAATATCTCCTCCAATAAATTTCTCAGGCACATGTTCATTTTCACGTGTAAAATTTCTAACTATAAATTGcaccaataataataataataatagtagctcagAAAATGGTGAAAAAGGGAGTTTAAAGGATGCATTGACTGGTATGGTGGATGAAAGAGTAGAGGAACTTTTGAATAGAGAAGAAAACAGGGTTTTGCTTGATGGGTTGGAAAAAGCAACACAAAGGGTAGAAATGGCAAAGAAAGAACTTGCTGAAATTGAAAGACAAGAATTGGAAGCtaaattgttaaaagattatatCACAAAGCTCGAAACTAGAACTTCTGAG TATCATAAGGGAGTATTTACAAACTGCTTACTAAGTTACACTTGGCAAACGGGACTCTCAAGCGGCCGCAGTCCAAATTTACAAAAATCATGTTTCAACACCTTGTATGCAG AATGCCAGAAAGATATTTTAGAAGCAAGAGTAATGATTGAAGAAGCTGAGCGTTCCCTCAACGTTGGTGGTGATGCTAGAAGGAGAGATGCAACAGACGGGGATGTAGTGAATAGAGATGAGGAAAGAGTTGAATCCATAAAAGCAGCTTCACTTTCTGCAATTGTTGGCACACTTGCAGGTCTTCCCATTTCCTTAAGTCGGATCACCAGCAATTCGGagttaatactccctctgtcaaTCACCTTTATTAGTTGTGCTTTGTTTGGTGTAACCTTCCGCTATGCTGTAAGAAGAGACTTGGACAATTTTCAGCTCAAGTCAGGAACATCTGCAGCATTTGGCGTTGTCAAAG GCCTTGCTACACTTGGGGGTGGACCACCATTCGAGTTGGATGCTGCCAGCTTCTGGTCTCATGCTCTTGATGGCGCAGTCTATGTCTCGGAAAATCTTTTGATCTTCCTTTTTGCTGGAGTTGGCCTGGATTTATGCTTTAAGCTGAGGATTTTGAGCCCCTTTCCCGTCGATAGATCAATTTCAGAGACCGATCAAATTTAA